The Sphingopyxis sp. YR583 DNA segment GAGAGAGAGAGAGAGAGAGAGAGAGAGAGCAAGCAAAATGCCGCCGCGGTAGCGGCGCCAACAAGGGGCTGCGGACGCAGCCGGGGGCTGAAGACTTATTTGGCGCGGTAGCGCCCTCGATGACTTTACTCAGCTCATTCCGGCCTAGATTGCGGGGTAATTTAGCATATGAATGAGACCCGACGAACGCGACCGCGCATCATCATGATGGATCATCGCATAATGACGAAAATCCATGAAGCGCGCCGCGCCTTCGAGCAGGTCTTCGATTTCCCCAAGGCTCGTCGCCAAACGAACCGCGAGAATGAAATCATCGGCAAACGCCAGCGCTTCAAGCCTGTCGCGGCACGGCATCAGGAGAGACAAAGCGCCGGACGACCGGCGCAGAATGATAAAAGGAACTATATCGGCACAACGGCTTAACGTGCAGGATACCCATGTCCGCAATCGCCGAAGCAATTTCTTCACGGACCTTCGCAACCGCCATCACTCCCAGCAAGGCGCAAACCGATCGAGCTCCTGTATCGGGTCTTATACAGGAGCAGGCAATTCAACTTACGGGCAGATCGCAGCATGACAGCTGCAACGCGCGACCGCTCAAATGGGCAGTGAGCGCTGGACGACGGAAGCGATGGAGTGCGACATGCTCGAAGGCAAGCCCGAACCGGATTAGTCGATCTCGGTGAGATCGATGACATGACCTTCCGGATCCTCGATCGTGGCAGTGCGCCCCCACTCGGTTACCTGTGGCGCCCGGACGAGACGGCCAAAGCCGGACTCGACCTGCCGGCAATGGCCATCGAGATCGGTCACGGCGAAGCCGATCCTTACGCCGCGAGTATGGGTGTGTGCCTCGCTGCACGGATAGATCTCGAAAATCCCGTGGCCGGTATCGCACGCCATATGAAGCGGCCCGGAACCATGTTTCTCGGGAGTGAAACGAAGTCCGAGCCCCGTATAGAAGCCCGCCAGCCTCTCCGGATTATGCGCGCGCAGAACGAGCAGGTTAAGCTGCATGCCGCACTCTCACTTTCCTGCGCACGGGATCGACGGGTTCGATCGCAGCCTCAAGGGACGAGAAACGGGCGCGAAGCTCCAACGTCCCTCCCATCGCAGCGAGGAAGTCCAACAAGGTGCTGATCTTCATATCCGCGGCATTCTCGATCTTGGATATACGGGCCTGGTCGAGGTTCAACGCCTTGGCGACATCGCCCTGCGTTTCTCCCAACAAATGTCGCAGCTCGTTCAATCGCAAGGCATGATGCGTTGCATCCTTCTTCCATTGCGCCGCGAGTTGCAGCACGCGCGCTCCGGCTTCGGTAGCCTTGCGATAAATTTCCTGCGGCCGCGCGCCGAAGCCGGTCTCGCGAACATAGACACCAAAACCGGATGATTTTTGCCAAAGTATCTGACTCTGCATCCCGTCGATCTCGATATCGATCCACCATTCACCATCAGCTTTTGCCGGCGCATCGACATCGACCGCCGCCGCGACTTCGGATCGAACCGCGTCGATGAACTCGCCGATAGCCTTTGGGAGGGTTGGGCTAGTCATAACTCGATACTCCTCTGACCGCTGTCGGCCTTGTTCAAAAGGATGTTGCCATTCCGATCGCAGATCAAGATCGCTCCGCTTGCGCTGATAAAGCTGTTATGACCCCGACTGCGATAGCGATGCAGATCGGTCCGCCCCGGCACATCCCGCCGGGCATCGGGGCGCGGCGGATACATGCGCCCATCATCGAGCGGATAGCCGGCGTCGAACACGATACCGGAGAGTTCGTCCTCGACCTCGATCAGGATGCGACCGAGAAGTGCGAAGGCCTCATCGCGAGTGGCGCATGCCGGCGCCGCCAGCAAACGGCGGAAGAATTCCTCAAGACGATCAGCTAAACTCAGCATGTCAGAAGCGACATATTCACTTTTTGGCATATTTGCAAGCCGCCAGCTTCACTTGTGCCGATCGTTGCCCGCCCACGACAGTCTAACGAACGCTGAAGGAGACTAGGAGCACCGTTAACGCTCCGAACCCGAAACAGTCCATATCGGAAACAGTTACCGTGCCGAGAACCTGCGGTATCCGAGAGCCGGTGCGTCTGAGGGATTGATGCATGGTGAAAAGCTTCCACTTGAACCAAGCCGCCCCGCGGTTGCACCCATTTCGCCGCGCCTCGAGATGGGTGCCTATGAGACGCTTTGGCTCATACCCAATGCCAGCTTCAAGACGCTCGCCGAACGCTTCGCGCAGAACGCGACCAAACGCCCGTCCGATTTTGTGGACCACGAGGAAGCCGAAACAAACGCATCACGCGCGCTCGCCAAGC contains these protein-coding regions:
- a CDS encoding VOC family protein, which gives rise to MQLNLLVLRAHNPERLAGFYTGLGLRFTPEKHGSGPLHMACDTGHGIFEIYPCSEAHTHTRGVRIGFAVTDLDGHCRQVESGFGRLVRAPQVTEWGRTATIEDPEGHVIDLTEID
- a CDS encoding XRE family transcriptional regulator, which gives rise to MTSPTLPKAIGEFIDAVRSEVAAAVDVDAPAKADGEWWIDIEIDGMQSQILWQKSSGFGVYVRETGFGARPQEIYRKATEAGARVLQLAAQWKKDATHHALRLNELRHLLGETQGDVAKALNLDQARISKIENAADMKISTLLDFLAAMGGTLELRARFSSLEAAIEPVDPVRRKVRVRHAA